Genomic segment of Gemmatimonadota bacterium:
GGCAATTCCCCGATTTCATCGAGAAAAAATGTCCCGCCCTTAGCGTGTTCGATTAACCCGACGCGGTTCTGTTTCGCATCTGTGAATGCTCCCTTTGTATGACCAAATATCTCACTTTCAATTAGAGGCTCTGGTAGGCCCCCGCAGTTGAGCGGCACAAACGGCTTATGGCTGCGCTTGCTATTTGCATGAATACACTGGGCCACCAGTTCTTTTCCCGTTCCGCTCTCCCCTGTGATCAGGACATTGGCATCTATGTCACTGATTTTCCGCATCAGATCAAATACCTGCGTGATTGCTTCACTGTTCCCGATGATGTTTTCAAACCGGAATCGCGTATCCAGCATTTGCTTGAGAGTACTGTTCTCCATCCTCACACGCCGCAGTTTCAATGCCCGTTCTATTACGATTAAAAATGCATCTGGATCAAATGGTTTCCGAACAAAGTCGAGCGCGCCTGCTCTGATCGCTTTCACTGCACCCTCAATGGTTCCATATCCGGTAAAGACAATCACAACAGCCTCTTGATCGCGTGCCATAATGCTTTCAAGTACAGCCATCCCGTCTATCCTGGGCATTTTCAAATCCACAATGATCAGATCGGGATTTTCCGTCTCGAACAACGCGATCCCTGCCTCACCCGACTCTGTCACGACAACAGCGTACCCCGCTGCCTCCAGAAACTTCTGGCAACCGCGCAACATATCCGGCTCGTCATCTATTACGAGGATCTTCTCTTTTTCCATCTCTCTTACTCTGTTATGGGAAGATAAATCTGGAACTCGGTACCTTTGCCCCGTTGACTGCTCACCTCAATCCGGCCTTTGTGCTCCTGGATCAAACCATAACTGACCGAAAGACCCAGGCCGGTTCCTTCCCCCACTTCTTTGGTTGTAAAAAAAGGATCAAATAGATGGCTGAGATGTTCTTCCTCAATGCCTGTGCCTGTATCTCTTATCCGGACCACCACCCAATCTTCATCTGTTTGGTCTGTCTCCAGTGTCGTTGATACGGTCAAAACACCGCCATCGGGCATCGCTTCAATCGCATTGTTAAACAGATTCAACAACACCTGCTCAATGCGTATGGGATCCAAAAACACTTTGGGCAAACTGTCTGCCAATTCGGTTTGATACACAATGTCCTGATTTTGCAGCGTATTTTCAACCAGTCTCAAGGCAGTATGCACGGTCTGGTTGACATTAATCCAGTCAGGGCTGAAAGATCCCTGCCTGGAAAAAGCCTGTAGCCCCGATATGATCTGCCCGACCTTATTGTTCTGGCGTTGAATGACCTTCAGCGTCTCAATCAGGTCCTCTGGCAATTTTTGACTTTCGATATTTTG
This window contains:
- a CDS encoding sigma-54 dependent transcriptional regulator, whose translation is MEKEKILVIDDEPDMLRGCQKFLEAAGYAVVVTESGEAGIALFETENPDLIIVDLKMPRIDGMAVLESIMARDQEAVVIVFTGYGTIEGAVKAIRAGALDFVRKPFDPDAFLIVIERALKLRRVRMENSTLKQMLDTRFRFENIIGNSEAITQVFDLMRKISDIDANVLITGESGTGKELVAQCIHANSKRSHKPFVPLNCGGLPEPLIESEIFGHTKGAFTDAKQNRVGLIEHAKGGTFFLDEIGELPMPLQVKFLRVLEDHKIRRLGSNEEIEIDIRLISATNQNIEALIGEGRFREDLFYRLNTFEIHLPPLRERQGDIQLLAHHFLNHFAETSEKAVQGISTEAMDVLCEYTYPGNVRELMHVMERAVALSEEGREITPDLFPKPIGGSLGIETQTKGHLKARVAVFEKHIIQDVLKKHAGNITHAAKELGLTRDGLIKKMERLKMR
- a CDS encoding PAS domain S-box protein, coding for MMNAQSEHRDQILTSLEEAASHYKAILETTVDAIITIDSQGIVQTFNSAAEKIFGYQAEEVIGNNVKMLMPAPYRSEHDSYIGRYLETGVPKIIGIGRQVTGLRKDGTEFPMDLAVSEVPLKDKRLFAGIIRDMTERILLEEQLVQSTKLAAVGRLISGIAHEVNNPVSIIKLHIASVMQNIESQKLPEDLIETLKVIQRQNNKVGQIISGLQAFSRQGSFSPDWINVNQTVHTALRLVENTLQNQDIVYQTELADSLPKVFLDPIRIEQVLLNLFNNAIEAMPDGGVLTVSTTLETDQTDEDWVVVRIRDTGTGIEEEHLSHLFDPFFTTKEVGEGTGLGLSVSYGLIQEHKGRIEVSSQRGKGTEFQIYLPITE